A DNA window from Pongo abelii isolate AG06213 chromosome 2, NHGRI_mPonAbe1-v2.0_pri, whole genome shotgun sequence contains the following coding sequences:
- the SRPRB gene encoding signal recognition particle receptor subunit beta yields the protein MASADSRRVADGGGAGGTFQPYLDSLRQELQQTDPTLLSVVLAVLAVLLTLVFWKLIRSRRSSQRAVLLVGLCDSGKTLLFVRLLTGLYRDTQTSITDSCAVYRVNNNRGNSLTLIDLPGHESLRLQFLERFKSSARAIVFVVDSAAFQREVKDVAEFLYQVLTDSMGLKNTPSFLIACNKQDIAMAKSAKLIQQQLEKELNTLRVTRSAAPSTLDSSSTAPAQLGKKGKEFEFSQLPLKVEFLECSAKGGRGDVGSADIQDLEKWLAKIA from the exons ATGGCTTCCGCGGACTCGCGCCGGGTGGCAGATGGCGGCGGTGCCGGGGGCACCTTCCAGCCCTACCTAGACTCCTTGCGGCAGGAGCTGCAGCAGACGGACCCAACGCTGTTGTCAGTAGTGCTGGCGGTTCTTGCGGTGCTGCTGACGCTAG TCTTCTGGAAGTTAATCCGGAGCAGAAGGAGCAGTCAGAGAGCTGTTCTTCTTGTTGGCCTTTGTGATTCCGGGAAAACGTTGCTCTTTGTCAGG TTGTTAACAGGCCTTTATAGAGACACTCAGACATCCATTACTGACAGCTGTGCTGTATACAGAGTCAACAATAACAGG GGCAATAGTCTGACCTTGATTGACCTTCCCGGCCAtgagagtttgaggcttcagttcTTAGAGCGGTTTAAGTCTTCAGCCAG GGCTATTGTGTTTGTTGTGGATAGTGCAGCATTCCAGCGAGAGGTGAAAGATGTGGCTGAGTTTCTGTATCAAGTCCTCACTGACAGTATGGGTCTGAAGAATACACCATCATTCTTAATAGCCTGCAATAAGCAAG ATATTGCAATGGCAAAATCAGCAAAGTTAATTCAACAGCAGCTGGAGAAAGAACT CAACACCTTACGAGTTACCCGTTCTGCTGCCCCCAGCACACTGGACAGTTCCAGCACTGCCCCTGCTCAGCTGGGGAAGAAAGGCAAAGAGTTTGAATTCTCACAGTTGCCCCTCAAAGTGGAgttcctggagtgcagtgccaagGGTGGAAGAGGGGACGTGGGCTCTGCTGACATCCAGGacttggagaaatggctggcTAAAATTGCCTGA
- the LOC134761025 gene encoding large ribosomal subunit protein uL4-like: MACARPLISVYSEKGESSGKNVTLPAVFKAPIRPDIVNFVHTNLRKNNRQPYAVSELAGHQTSAESWGTGRAVARIPRVRGGGTHRSGQGAFGNMCRGGRMFAPTKTWRRWHRRVNTTQKRYAICSALAASALPALVMSKGHRIEEVPELPLVVEDKVEGYKKTKEAVLLLKKLKAWNGIKKVYASQRMRAGKGKMRNRRRIQRRGPCIIYNEDNGIIKAFRNIPGITLLNVSKLNILKLAPGGHVGRFCIWTESAFRKLDELYGTWRKAASLKSNYSLPMHKMINTDLSRILKSPEIQRALRAPRKKIHRRVLKKNPLKNLRIMLKLNPYAKTMRRNTILRQARNHKLRVDKAAAAAAALQAKSEEKAAVAGKKPVVGKKGKKAAVGVKKQKKPLVGKKSSSYQETSP; encoded by the coding sequence aTGGCGTGTGCTCGCCCACTGATATCGGTGTACTCCGAAAAGGGGGAGTCATCTGGCAAAAATGTCACTTTGCCTGCTGTATTCAAGGCTCCTATTCGACCAGATATTGTGAACTTTGTTCACACCAACTTGCGCAAAAACAACAGACAGCCCTACGCTGTCAGTGAATTAGCAGGTCATCAGACCAGTGCTGAGTCTTGGGGTACTGGCAGAGCTGTGGCTCGAATTCCCAGAGTTCGAGGTGGTGGGACTCACCGCTCTGGCCAGGGTGCTTTTGGAAACATGTGTCGTGGAGGCCGAATGTTTGCACCAACCAAAACCTGGCGCCGTTGGCATCGTAGAGTGAACACAACCCAAAAACGATATGCCATCTGTTCTGCCTTGGCTGCTTCAGCCCTACCAGCACTGGTCATGTCTAAAGGTCATCGTATTGAGGAAGTTCCTGAACTTCCTTTGGTAGTCGAAGATAAAGTTGAAGGCTACAAGAAGACCAAGGAAGCTGTTTTGCTCCTTAAGAAACTTAAAGCCTGGAATGGTATCAAAAAGGTCTATGCCTCTCAGCGAATGAGAGCTGGCAAAGGCAAAATGAGAAACCGTCGCCGTATCCAGCGCAGGGGCCCGTGCATCATCTATAATGAGGATAATGGTATCATCAAGGCCTTCAGAAACATCCCTGGAATTACTCTGCTTAATGTAAGCAAGCTGAACATTTTGAAGCTTGCTCCTGGTGGGCATGTGGGACGTTTCTGCATTTGGACTGAAAGTGCTTTCCGGAAGTTAGATGAATTGTATGGCACTTGGCGTAAAGCTGCTTCCCTCAAGAGTAACTACAGTCTTCCCATGCACAAGATGATTAATACAGATCTTAGCAGAATCTTGAAAAGCCCAGAGATCCAAAGAGCCCTTCGAGCACCACGCAAGAAGATTCATCGCAGAGTCCTAAAGAAGAACCCACTGAAAAACTTGAGAATCATGTTGAAGCTAAACCCATATGCAAAGACCATGCGCCGGAACACCATTCTTCGCCAGGCCAGGAATCACAAGCTCCGGGTGGATAAGGCAGCTGCTGCTGCAGCAGCACTACAAGCCAAATCAGAGGAGAAGGCGGCGGTTGCAGGCAAGAAGCCTGTGGTaggtaagaaaggaaagaaggctgCTGTTGGTGTTAAGAAGCAGAAGAAGCCTCTGGtgggaaaaaaaagcagcagctacCAAGAAACCAGCCCCTGA